The Herbaspirillum sp. RTI4 genome has a segment encoding these proteins:
- the sugE gene encoding quaternary ammonium compound efflux SMR transporter SugE, with amino-acid sequence MAWLMLILAGIFEIAWAVGLKYTEGFTRLWPSIGTALAMVLSVGLLALAVKTLPLSTAYAIWTGIGAFGAVILGIVLFGESAAPARLACLGLILLGIIGLKIVSPD; translated from the coding sequence ATGGCATGGCTCATGTTGATATTGGCGGGGATCTTTGAAATCGCCTGGGCAGTCGGTTTGAAATACACCGAGGGATTTACCCGCTTGTGGCCCAGCATTGGTACTGCGCTGGCGATGGTGCTTAGCGTTGGCTTGCTGGCGTTGGCGGTCAAGACGCTGCCCTTGAGTACGGCCTATGCCATCTGGACGGGCATCGGCGCGTTCGGCGCAGTGATTTTGGGCATTGTGTTGTTCGGTGAGTCGGCCGCCCCGGCGCGGCTGGCTTGCCTGGGGTTGATTTTGCTCGGCATCATCGGCTTGAAAATCGTCTCGCCGGATTAG
- the argJ gene encoding bifunctional glutamate N-acetyltransferase/amino-acid acetyltransferase ArgJ, giving the protein MAVNSPLPIAADLRPVAGITLGHAEAGIRKPGRKDLLVLELAPTATVAGVFTLNRFCAAPVQLCKTHLAQVSPGAPIRALLINTGNANAGTGAEGLARAQATCVALAELLGCAPEQILPFSTGVILEPLPVERVIAGLPQALSHLQADNWFNAAQAIMTTDTQPKAASRTLTIAGQRVTLTGISKGAGMIRPNMATMLGFVACDARIPQALLETLVKDAADQSFNCISIDGDTSTNDSFMLIATGAGELVIESVNSPGYAELVTAVKALSQNLAQQIIRDGEGATKFITVAVEGGRNVEECRKIAYSIAHSPLVKTAFFASDPNLGRILAAIGYAGVDDLDVSLLNLYLDDVWVARDGGRHPDYQEADGQRVMQQSEITVRVVLGRGAAAATVWTCDLSHEYVSINADYRS; this is encoded by the coding sequence ATGGCCGTTAACTCCCCTCTCCCTATCGCCGCAGACCTGCGGCCTGTTGCCGGCATCACGCTCGGCCATGCTGAAGCCGGTATCCGCAAACCCGGTCGCAAGGATTTGCTGGTGTTGGAACTGGCACCGACGGCGACGGTAGCCGGTGTGTTTACGCTCAACCGTTTTTGCGCCGCTCCGGTGCAACTGTGCAAGACCCATCTGGCGCAAGTCAGCCCCGGCGCGCCGATTCGCGCCTTGCTGATTAACACCGGCAATGCCAATGCCGGTACGGGCGCAGAGGGTCTGGCGCGAGCGCAGGCCACCTGCGTCGCGCTGGCAGAATTGCTCGGCTGCGCGCCTGAGCAAATATTACCGTTCTCAACCGGCGTGATTCTGGAACCCCTGCCGGTCGAGCGCGTGATTGCCGGCTTGCCACAAGCACTCTCCCATTTGCAAGCCGACAATTGGTTCAATGCCGCGCAAGCGATCATGACCACCGACACCCAGCCCAAAGCCGCTTCGCGCACCCTCACCATCGCCGGTCAACGCGTCACGCTGACCGGCATCAGCAAAGGTGCCGGCATGATCCGGCCGAACATGGCGACCATGCTGGGCTTTGTCGCCTGCGATGCGCGCATCCCACAAGCGCTGCTGGAAACACTGGTGAAAGACGCGGCGGATCAATCCTTCAATTGCATCAGCATCGATGGCGACACCTCGACTAACGACTCCTTCATGCTGATTGCCACCGGCGCGGGTGAACTCGTTATTGAGAGTGTGAACAGCCCCGGGTACGCTGAATTAGTAACGGCAGTGAAGGCCTTGTCGCAGAATCTGGCGCAGCAAATCATCCGTGACGGCGAAGGCGCGACCAAATTCATTACCGTGGCAGTCGAGGGTGGGCGTAATGTCGAGGAGTGCCGCAAGATTGCCTATTCGATTGCGCATTCGCCGCTGGTCAAGACCGCTTTTTTCGCGTCCGATCCGAATCTGGGGCGCATTCTGGCGGCGATCGGTTATGCCGGTGTCGACGATCTGGATGTATCGCTGCTCAATTTATATCTGGATGATGTCTGGGTCGCGCGCGATGGCGGGCGTCATCCCGATTATCAGGAAGCCGATGGCCAGCGCGTGATGCAGCAAAGCGAAATCACGGTGCGCGTAGTGCTGGGGCGCGGGGCTGCTGCGGCCACCGTCTGGACTTGCGATCTGTCCCACGAGTACGTCTCGATCAACGCCGATTACCGGTCCTAA
- a CDS encoding ATP-binding protein — protein MNPLDQFLLRAEALLVRVEALLPASGNAPDWNAGVAFRWRRGKGSSNGYLQPVAHVSQIALSDLQHVGVQKEQIDTNTRQFVEGRPANNVLLTGARGTGKSSLIKACLNQYAQRGLRLIEVDKDDLHDLPDIVDLVAARPERFIVFCDDLSFEEGEHGYKALKVALDGSISAQSDNVLIYATSNRRHLMPERLSDNMSYQHTEDGDLHPGETVEEKISLSERFGLWVTFYPFKQDDFLEIVAHWLRHFDCTAQQIEEARGDALRWALQRSSRSGRVAWQFAKDYAGKLRSA, from the coding sequence ATGAATCCATTAGATCAATTTTTGTTGCGGGCGGAAGCCTTGCTCGTACGTGTAGAGGCCTTGCTGCCCGCCAGTGGCAATGCGCCGGACTGGAACGCTGGCGTCGCCTTCCGCTGGCGTCGCGGCAAGGGATCGAGCAACGGGTATTTGCAGCCGGTGGCGCATGTGTCACAGATCGCTTTGTCGGATTTGCAGCACGTTGGCGTCCAAAAGGAGCAGATTGACACCAATACGCGACAGTTTGTCGAAGGAAGGCCTGCCAACAATGTGCTGCTGACCGGCGCGCGCGGGACGGGAAAATCTTCGCTCATCAAGGCCTGCCTGAATCAGTATGCGCAGCGCGGCTTGCGTCTGATCGAAGTGGATAAGGACGATCTGCATGACCTGCCCGATATCGTCGATCTGGTCGCGGCGCGGCCGGAACGCTTCATTGTTTTTTGCGACGATCTCTCGTTCGAAGAGGGCGAGCATGGCTACAAGGCCTTGAAAGTGGCGCTGGACGGCAGTATTTCTGCGCAATCGGACAATGTGCTGATTTATGCCACGTCCAATCGTCGTCATTTGATGCCGGAACGCCTGTCCGACAATATGAGTTATCAGCATACCGAGGATGGCGATCTGCATCCGGGCGAGACGGTCGAGGAAAAAATCTCGCTGTCGGAACGCTTCGGGCTGTGGGTGACGTTTTATCCCTTTAAGCAGGACGACTTCCTGGAAATCGTGGCGCACTGGCTGCGTCATTTCGACTGTACTGCGCAGCAGATTGAAGAGGCGCGTGGCGACGCTTTGCGCTGGGCTTTGCAGCGCAGCTCGCGCTCGGGCCGCGTGGCCTGGCAATTCGCCAAGGATTACGCCGGCAAGTTGCGTTCGGCATGA
- a CDS encoding NUDIX domain-containing protein, translating into MSDAAALPVDVAVGILMQPNGDVLLGQRPPGKPYAGYWEFPGGKVEKGESILAALQREFQEELGIEVVSAEAWCGVEYIYPHAHVRLHFYISREWRGEPQSLEGQAFSWQGSIGLEPLLPATIPLLGWLDQLRGR; encoded by the coding sequence ATGAGTGATGCAGCGGCACTTCCGGTCGATGTAGCGGTCGGCATCCTGATGCAGCCGAACGGTGACGTCTTGCTCGGGCAGCGTCCTCCCGGCAAACCCTATGCCGGATATTGGGAATTTCCCGGCGGCAAAGTGGAAAAGGGCGAGTCGATTCTGGCCGCTTTGCAGCGCGAGTTTCAGGAAGAGTTGGGAATTGAAGTGGTGTCGGCGGAAGCCTGGTGCGGCGTGGAATACATTTATCCGCATGCCCATGTGCGCCTGCATTTCTATATCAGCCGGGAGTGGCGCGGCGAACCGCAAAGCCTTGAGGGGCAGGCCTTTTCCTGGCAGGGCAGTATCGGACTGGAGCCGCTGCTGCCGGCAACGATACCGCTACTTGGCTGGCTGGATCAGTTGCGCGGCCGCTGA
- the yacG gene encoding DNA gyrase inhibitor YacG, translated as MATIVDCPTCAAKVEWNEINKFRPFCSNRCKQIDLGAWAEEKYTIPAVNMPTDDDSDSSLQSLQ; from the coding sequence ATGGCTACCATCGTAGATTGCCCGACCTGCGCCGCCAAGGTGGAATGGAACGAGATCAACAAATTCCGCCCGTTTTGCTCGAATCGCTGCAAACAAATCGATCTCGGTGCCTGGGCGGAAGAAAAATACACAATACCGGCAGTCAATATGCCGACCGACGACGACAGCGATTCATCTCTTCAGTCTCTGCAATAA
- the zapD gene encoding cell division protein ZapD — protein MIVYEYPFNERIRTLLRLEDLHERFVFFLNQESALQHHVALSIIFEMLEVAGRADLKSDLLQELERQKQVLLAYRSNPNVEPEMLDAILSDIDRVITGLSASQGRTGQNIRDNEWLMSIRGRTIIPGGACEFDLPSYYAWQQRPAQQRYADIVAWFAPSATLFDAIGIVLRLLRESGMATKIEAAAGSYQQMLQGKVYQMLRLVLDDELGAIPEISANKYMLWVRFTSQDGDMKPKAFEADVPFELALCGF, from the coding sequence TTGATTGTCTACGAATACCCGTTCAACGAGCGTATTCGCACGCTGTTGCGGCTAGAAGATCTCCACGAAAGATTTGTGTTTTTCCTGAATCAGGAAAGCGCCCTGCAACATCACGTCGCCCTTTCCATCATTTTCGAAATGCTGGAAGTTGCCGGCCGTGCCGATCTGAAGTCTGATTTGCTTCAAGAGCTGGAACGCCAAAAGCAAGTGCTTCTGGCGTACCGATCCAATCCCAATGTCGAACCGGAGATGCTCGACGCCATCCTGTCGGATATTGACCGCGTCATTACTGGCCTCTCCGCATCGCAAGGGCGCACGGGACAAAACATCCGTGACAATGAATGGCTCATGAGCATACGCGGCCGCACCATCATCCCCGGCGGCGCTTGTGAATTTGATTTGCCCTCCTACTATGCCTGGCAACAGCGTCCCGCCCAGCAGCGCTATGCGGATATCGTCGCGTGGTTCGCGCCTTCTGCCACCTTGTTCGACGCCATCGGCATCGTTCTGCGCTTGCTGCGCGAATCGGGAATGGCCACGAAGATTGAAGCCGCCGCAGGCAGCTATCAGCAGATGCTGCAAGGTAAGGTGTATCAGATGCTGAGACTGGTGCTGGATGATGAACTGGGCGCCATCCCCGAAATTTCCGCCAACAAATACATGCTGTGGGTGCGCTTCACGTCTCAGGACGGTGACATGAAGCCCAAGGCATTTGAAGCAGATGTGCCATTTGAACTGGCCCTCTGCGGTTTTTGA
- the coaE gene encoding dephospho-CoA kinase (Dephospho-CoA kinase (CoaE) performs the final step in coenzyme A biosynthesis.), whose translation MTSDAAISRTFSIGLTGGIGSGKTTIANLFGERGATLIDTDAIAHQLTAPGGAAIPAITAEFGPDFIDAAGALDRARMRAHVFSAPAARHRLESLLHPMIRAATAEAAARATGCYTIFVVPLLVESGTWKQRVDSVLVVDCSEATQIARVMQRSKLSADEVRAIMEVQATREQRLACADDVIDNDADHTAAGHAQLQAQIDALHARYLALAETKRHRHL comes from the coding sequence ATGACCTCTGACGCCGCTATCTCCCGCACTTTTTCCATCGGACTCACCGGCGGCATCGGCAGCGGCAAGACCACCATTGCCAATCTGTTCGGCGAACGCGGTGCCACGCTGATCGACACCGATGCGATTGCGCATCAACTGACTGCCCCAGGTGGCGCGGCCATCCCGGCTATCACCGCTGAATTCGGTCCCGATTTCATTGATGCCGCAGGCGCACTCGATCGCGCCCGCATGCGCGCCCATGTCTTCAGTGCGCCCGCAGCGCGCCATCGGCTGGAATCGCTGCTGCATCCCATGATCCGCGCAGCAACGGCAGAAGCCGCTGCCAGAGCGACCGGCTGCTATACGATTTTCGTCGTGCCGCTACTGGTCGAATCGGGTACCTGGAAACAGCGCGTCGATAGCGTTCTGGTAGTGGATTGCAGCGAAGCGACGCAAATCGCCCGCGTGATGCAACGTAGCAAGCTCAGCGCCGACGAAGTACGCGCCATCATGGAAGTGCAAGCCACGCGGGAACAGCGACTGGCGTGTGCCGATGATGTGATCGACAACGACGCCGACCACACTGCCGCCGGACATGCCCAATTACAAGCGCAAATCGACGCGCTACACGCCCGTTATCTGGCCCTTGCAGAAACAAAACGTCATAGGCATTTGTAA
- a CDS encoding A24 family peptidase: MSVAMSYYFLAANHTLTQAANPLTTLLAAMLGLLAGSFLNVVIHRLPRMMQRAWENDIAQALGQPLPHTQRYNLVLPRSACPSCSQALRWHNNVPLLSFLRQRGRCHRCDGTISVRYPLIELACALLWAGLIWHFGLTQQGLAALLFATPLLALAAIDHATGLLPDSLTLPLLWLGLLVNLNASFAPLPDAVLGAAIGYTTLWAVYWLFWLATGKEGIGYGDFKLLAALGAWLGWKMLLPVLLFSSVSGAIVGGVLMATGRQAKGTPLPFGPFLALAGLLALLTSPHLLSAYTALFP, encoded by the coding sequence ATGAGTGTCGCTATGTCGTACTACTTTCTCGCTGCGAACCACACGCTGACACAAGCTGCTAACCCGCTGACGACTTTGCTGGCCGCTATGTTGGGCCTGTTGGCCGGCAGCTTCCTGAATGTCGTGATCCACCGCTTGCCGCGCATGATGCAGCGCGCATGGGAAAACGATATCGCACAGGCCCTCGGCCAACCCTTGCCGCATACCCAGCGCTACAACCTGGTGCTGCCGCGCTCCGCTTGCCCTTCCTGCTCCCAAGCATTGCGCTGGCACAACAATGTGCCTCTGCTCAGTTTCCTGCGGCAACGCGGTCGCTGCCATCGCTGCGACGGGACGATCTCCGTGCGCTACCCGCTCATCGAACTGGCATGCGCGTTGTTATGGGCCGGTCTGATCTGGCACTTCGGGCTCACGCAACAGGGCCTTGCCGCACTCCTGTTCGCCACGCCGCTACTGGCGCTGGCCGCCATTGACCACGCCACCGGGCTCTTGCCCGACAGCCTGACCCTGCCGCTGCTGTGGCTGGGTCTGCTAGTCAATCTCAATGCTAGTTTCGCCCCGCTGCCGGATGCGGTTCTGGGTGCCGCCATCGGTTATACGACGCTGTGGGCGGTGTACTGGTTGTTCTGGCTGGCAACGGGCAAGGAAGGCATAGGCTATGGCGACTTCAAGCTGCTGGCGGCGCTGGGCGCATGGCTGGGCTGGAAGATGCTGCTGCCAGTGCTCTTGTTTTCTTCGGTCTCGGGTGCGATAGTGGGCGGCGTGTTGATGGCCACAGGACGGCAGGCAAAGGGAACGCCGCTGCCATTCGGCCCGTTTCTGGCGCTGGCAGGTTTGCTGGCTCTGCTCACAAGTCCACATCTGCTGTCCGCTTACACCGCGCTGTTCCCCTGA